The Parvibaculum sp. DNA segment TGTCCGTAAGCGACCGCGTTTCCCGAATCCATTCACGCAGTTGATCGGGAGAGCAAGCAGCCGCGCCGAGCACACCAAGACCACCCGCATTCGATACCGCCGCCGCAAGCCGTGGAACGCTCGCGCCGCCCATACCGGCCAGCAAGATCGGGTATTTGATGTTCAGAATATCGCATACTCGGCTATGCAGGGTCACAGCTATCCTCCCATCCGGCGGCTTCATTGGCCGCGTTATTTATGATCATAAATTATCGATGTCCGGGGAGCGGCGCAAGTGTCGCCAAAAACAACGTTGGCATCGCGAACACTCGCCTAGCATTTCCGTCGGGGAACCCGCGGCATACTCAGGTCGTCAGCATCCTGCCAACGCACGATTTTGGACATGATGTCGGGATGACGAGCCTCCAGATACTTGTCGGATCGGCTTATGAATCGGGACATTTCGGTGAAAGCGAGGTCTGGATTGCGATCTTCAATCGCCTTGAGAAGCCGCCCGTACGCCTTGATCTGATAGTCGCGCTCACCCTCCGTATAAGTTATGCCGACTTCCGACGCATTCGTGATGTTGTGAAGCGAACCGATCAAGAATCCGATCAAGGGGTTGCCGGACGCCCAGGCAAGCAGGTCGTGAAAACGCCTATTCTCCTCCACATAGGAGTCACAAGAAACAGACAACGTCTTCAATGTGGCCAATGACGTATTCAGCTTGTCGATATCCTCATCGGACGCACGCTCTGCCGCAAGCGACGCCATGGTCGGGCCCACCGCCTGCCTCACTTCAATCAGTGAACGGAACGTGGTGCCGAGAAACTGGAGCAGCAACGCCATCGTGCTGGCAAAATCTTTCGGCCGCGGCTCCTGAACGATCGGCCCGCCGCCGGGACCGGGCCGCAGGAAAATGATTCCCTGCAATTCGAGAAACCTGAGCGCCTCCCGCAAGGTCGCGCGGGCCACTCCATAGCGCACGAGCATCTCCTGTTCGGGCAGCAAGCGATCTCCGATCTCAGCGCCTTGCTGCTCGATGTCTTCGACGATCCGCCGCGCAACTGCGAGGGCACGCTTGCCGGACCCTTTCGGAAACCGGCTGGTTCGTGAAACGGGCAAGGTCGCTTTCATTTCAGATACCCACAATCTTCATTTTCAAGGACAATCGCCTCCGATCGAGGACCGGCTGGGAGAACCCGCCTACAACACCATCGTCCGTGTTTGCAACACGCCATCGATTCATCATAATGGATTTCGACCCTTAGTACACATACGAAACCATTGGAATAAAGCATATGACGTCCGCAAAACGGACCTTGTTCACCCTTGTTCAGAATCTCAAAATCGCGGCGGAGGCATTCGGTCCCGACCAGGGGCGTCCGGTTCTGCTCGCCCATGGCGGCGGGCAGACACGCCATGCATGGCAAGCCTGCGGCAAAACATTGGGAGAAAACGGTTATTACGCCCTCGCCGTCGATTTGCGCGGACACGGCGAAAGCGACTGGTCTCCGGATGGAGACTACAGAATGGAGCGTTTCGCGGAAGATATCCTCGACATCGCGGACAGTTTCCGTGTGCCTCCCATCCTGGTCGGCGCGTCTCTCGGCGGCATCGCGGGCATGATCGCGCAGGGAGAATATGCGAAAGCCGGGCGGCGCGGGTTTGCGGCGCTGATCCTCGTCGACATCACCCCTCAGATGAACATCGAGGGGGTTCAAAAAATTATCGGATTCATGTCGGAGAATCTGGAAGAAGGCTTCGCCTCGCTTGAGGAAGCAGCCGATACGATCTCGCGCTACATGCCCGGCCGAACTCGCCCCAAAGACCTGAGCGGACTGGCGAAGAACCTTCGCCGCAGGGAAAACGGCCGCTACTACTGGCATTGGGACCCGCGTTTCATCACCGGCACGCAAAAGCCGCAAGGCAGCCGAGAACCCGAACGCCTCGAAATAGCGGCGCGTTCCCTGAAAATACCGACGCTCCTCGTCCGGGGCCGCGACAGCGATCTGGTGACGGTCGAAGCGGCGCGGCAATTCGCCGAAATTGTTCCTCATTCCGAGTTTGTCGATGTCGCAAATGCGGGCCATATGGTCGCGGGCGACAAGAACGACATATTTACAAGCGCCGTTCTGGATTTTCTGACGCGAATGGCACCCGCCGCGAGCGCATCGTAGCCAACCCAGGCGGACTCATTCACGCGTGTGCGTCTTCGACAGATGAAGACGCCATAAAAAAGATCGAGAAGAGGAAGGGAGAAAGCCTATGTCGAATCTGGTTCTTCGCAAGGACAGCGGGCGCATTTGCACGCTGACACTCAACCGTCCGGAAACCTTGAACGCACTCAATGTCCCTCTGTTCGAAGAATTGCGCGGGCATGTCGATACGCTTCGCGGACAGGTTCACGAGGTGGCATGCGTCATCATCACGGGCGCGGGCAAGGCTTTTTCAGCCGGCCACGATCTGAAGGACATCCAGAAAGGCGAGCGCCCGCCGGAGCCGCATTTCCAGGCGAAGACCATTCAGGCGCTGGCCGAACTGCCGCAACCGGTCGTCGCCTGCGTCCGCGGACATTGCTACACCGGCGGACTCGAACTTGCGCTCGCGGCCGACATCATCATCGCCGCGCGCTCCGCCAAGTTCGGCGACACGCATAGCAAGTGGGGGCTGAGCCCGCTCTGGGGCATGACGCAAAGACTGCCGCGTCGCGTCGGGCTGTCGAAGGCTAAGCAGATGATGTTTACCTCCGATATTTTCGCGGCGGAGACGGCGGAGCGCATGGGACTGGTCGACATTTGTGTCGACGATGCCGAACTGGAACAGGCGACAAACGACCTTGCTCAGCGTATCGCCGCCAATTCGACCTACAGCAATCAGGTCAACAAAGGCCTGCTGGGCGCGACCGACGGCATGACCGGCCAGGCAGGGCTGGCCTACGAACTCGCGCGCAGCCCCGGCGCCTGTTTCGACGCACGCGAACGGGTGGCCTCATTCGGAAAAAAATGACGGTGGGCCACTCGCCGCGCCGCCAGCGACCTTGTCGACGGGTGGAGGTTTTCCACCCGTCTGGGTTCAGCCCGGGATTCTTACCGGCAAGGCCTCATAGCCCTTGATGAAGTTGGAAAAGACCCGCTTTGGTTCGCCAACCACTTCGATCGGCCTGTCGGGCCAGCGCTTCAGGATTTCTTCCCAGACGATGCGGAGTTGCATTTCCGCCAGCCGGTTGCCGACGCAGCGATGGATGCCGAAGCCGAAGGAGAGATGTTGACGCGGCCTTAGACGATCGATGATGAAGCGGTTCGGCTCGTCGATCGTCTCCTCGTCCCGATTGCCAGAGACGTACCACATGATAACCCTGTCGCCCTTCTTGATCTGATTGCCGGCTTCACACGGCGTCAATACCAAGCGTTCTCTTGACCGATTTGTGGAAATGCGCGAGAGCCGGCTCGTTGGCACCGAAAGTCACAAAATCTTGTGCGCCCGAGTGAAAATCGCGCTGGATATTTTCCGCCAGCGGAAAATCCTCCTGCTGCACCGTCGCCATCAGCAAGTCCATGTTTTTGGTCCAGTACTTTCTGGCCTTGTCGGTGACGGCGGGTTCGGGCGTATAGAGAGAGACGTGCATTTTCGATTCATCCACGCTGTCGCCCGGATAAACCCGCCACGTCTCCAGATGATCGCCCTGCATGATGAAGACCGTATTCGGAAAGAGCACGTATACGAGGGCGGAGTGGCGAATCAGATCCCACTCGCTTTCCGGTCTCTGGCGCAACGCATCGATCGTCTTGCGGGCGCCAATCATGCGCAGATTTCGCGCCATGCCGTCGAACGTGCCGAGGTTCGAGTGCAGGATCGGCGCGATCGTGTTTTTGTGCAGCGTACTCAGATGGTAGGTTTCGAGAAACGTGTCGATCACGAGCTTCCAGTTAAGGCGGGCCCGGAGAACGCGCGTCTCGTAGTGGCTGTAGCACACAAGACCAAACGCGGCGAGATCGTCCGCCATGCCCGCTAGGTGGCTGTCGATGTCGATCGACCCGCCGGGCGTCGGCATGACCCAGATCATGCCGTATTTCTCCACCACCGGCAGAGACCTCAAGCCGTTGCTCGTTTTGTCGACGCTCTCGAAGCCCCGCTCGAACGGTATCGACCTCAGCCTGCCGCTCCGGTCGTAGGTCCATGCATGATAGGGACACCTGAACACGGCCTTGCCGCTGCCGCAGCCCGACGCGACGCGCGCGCCGCGGTGGCGGCAGACATTGATGAAAGCATTGACCTGCCCCGCTTCATCCCGCACCGCCAGGATCGGCACGCCTGAAAAATCATCGGTTACATAGTCGCCGGGATTGGGCAATTCGCAGCTCAACCCGATCAGAAGCGGCTCATCCCGGAACAGCACCTTCCGTTCTCGGTCAGCCTGGTCCGGACTGGTGTAGTCGCTGACATGATGATGATACACGGCATCGCCCATCGCGGTCTCACCCGCGTCGAGATAGCCGAAAATCTTCCGCAGCTGTTCGACCTGGGTTTCGTGTTTCACGATCGCGCGTCTCCCGACGATGTCCACTTGATTATCCGTCAGCGGAATAATGGTTCCCGGCGCTCCCGGAACGCCGCCAGACCTTCCGAAACATTTTCGCTCATCAGCGCGTCTACGACCACGCTCCGTTCCATATCCAGACCTTCCTGGAGTGATCCATCGAGCCCGTTCCTGCAAAGCTGCTTCATGGCGGCAAGGCCTTCCGGATTCTTTTTGACGAGATCGGCGCAATAGGCTTCCGCCTCTCCGACAAGCGCGCCGTCGTCAACGACATTGTTCACAAGCCCCCAAGCCAGCGCCTCATCCGCCTTGAGCCATCGGCCGCTGAACATCAGGTCAAGGGCACGCCGCGAACCGACGATGCGCGCGAGACGCTGCGTGCCACCCCAACCCGGTACGAGACCGTAACGAGCATGCTGGCATCCCACCTGCGCTGACTGACCAGCAAAAACCACGTCACATGCCATCATCAATTCAAGCCCGCCCGCAAGACACAAACCGTTCACCGCGGCAACAATCGGCAGAGGCGAGACTTCAAATCGGCGCAGGAGGAGATGACCGCTCGTGATAAACGCGCTCAGCCGACCCCGCTCCTTGCGGGCGTCGAGCACCTCGTCGAGATCGGCGCCGGTGCAGAAATGCTTTCCACGCGCGAGCAACAGAACGGCACGAACCTTCCTGTCGCCCTCGAACCTTGCGAGAGCCTCGTCGAGGCCGGCCATGACGGCCGATGAGAGGCAATTGAACCTGTCGGGCCTGTTGAGCGCCACGATTCCGATGCCGTCTTGTATCTCGGTCTGAACCGGGGCTTCCGTGGCGCTGGTCATGTAGCCTTCCTCACGCATAAGGCACGGCCACTCGACCGACTTTCTCGCGCGAAATGATCATCTTCTGGATTTGCTCGGTACCGTCGCCGATCTGCAGCCCCATCACATCGCGTAATCTCTGCTGATGGGGCAGATCAGTGCTGTAACCGCCATGTCCGTGCGTGAGCAGGCAACGGTGGATGACCTGGAAAGCCGTCTTGGGCGCCCACCATTTGCACATCGCGGCTTCGGCGGTGTGCGGCAAATCATTGTCGCGAAGCCAGAGCGTCTTGTAGCAAAGCAGACGCGCCGCCTCGAGCAACGTCTGAGCTTCGGCCAACGGTTCCGTGACACCCTGATATTTAGCCAGCGGATTGCCGAAGGCTACGCGCTCGGTCACATATTTCCAGGTCTCCTCCAGCGACGCGAAGGCGGGAGCCAGACATTGCAGGCCGATCAGCGCACGGGAATAGTCGAATCCCTGCATCACCTGCCGGAGGCCCTCCCCCTTCGTGCCGACCATATGACGCGCTGGCACCTTCACATTATCGAAGAATACCGAGCCGCGGCCAACAGCCTTCGAACCCACATCGTCGAAACTCGAACACGTGATGCCGGGCGCGTCGAGCGGCGCGAGAAAGGCCGACACGCCGCCGGCGCCGGGATTGTTTTCATCCGTGCGCTGATCGGCCTGCTCGGCCATCGAGATCGAGGTTTTTTCCCCCGACAGGACGTAGCCGTCACCGTCGGCGCGCGCCTTCGTCTGCAGATGCGCCGCGTCGGAGCCGCCTCGCGGCTCCGTCAGACCGAGCGCGACGATCGCCTCGCCCGAGCAAATCCGCGGAACGATTTCATCGGCGACTTCAGGTCTTGCATGCGCTGCGACGATCGATCCCATAAGCGAGCCAAGGAGCTGGACATAACCGACGCTAATGTCGCCGCGCGATATTTCCTCGATAATAATGCCGGTCGTGACGCTATCGAGACCGGGCGCACCAAGCTCTTCGGGCAGGTCGGCGCCGATCAGACCCAGTTCGCCCATCTCCCGGATGAGCGCACGGTCGATCTTTCCGTCGATCTCGCGCGCCCTGTAGCCGGGCGCAAGCCGCTCACGCGCAAATCGTGCCGCGGTGTCGCGAATGGCTTCCTGGTCGGACGTGAATGCAAAGTCCAAGATGCCACCTATTTCATATGCTTGCGGAATTCCGGCTTGCGCTTTTCATTAAGCGCCTTGACGCCCTCTTTCGACTCCGCCGAGTTGTAGTAGAGGCGGAGCGCCTGCATGCCGAGACCGCCAATGCCGCGAATATTGTCGCTGTCGGCGTTGAACGATTTCTTGGCGATCGCAATCGCCGTCGGGCTGCGCTCCACAAGCTCGGCGCACCAGGCGTCCACTTCCTCATCCAGCTTGTCGTCGGGAACGACCGCATTGACGAGACCCATCGCCAGCGCCTCGCGCGCCGGGTAACGCCGGCACATGTACCAGATTTCGCGCGCCTTCTTCTCCCCGACCACGCGGGCGAGATAGGCGGTACCAAAGCCCGGATCGACGGAGCCCATCTTGGGGCCCACCTGTCCGAAGACTGCGCTCTCGCCCGCAATCGTCATGTCGCACAATGTCGCCAGAACATTGCCGCCACCGATGGCATAACCGCGCACCTTGGCGATCACTGGTTTCGGCACGTCGCGTATGACCGTGTGCAGTTCCTCGACCGGCATGCCGATGGTTCCGCGCGTCTCGCCGTCGCCATAGGCGCCATCGTGATCCGATTGATCGCCGCCGGTGCAAAACGCCTTGTTGCCCGCCCCGGTCAATACAATCGCGCCGATTTCTTCGTTCCAGCCCGCTTTCAGGAAAGCATCGATCAGTTCAACGCAGGTGCGGGGGCGGAACGCGTTATAGACCTTCGGACGATTGATCGTAATGGTCGCGACGCCATTTTTTTCTTCGTAAAGAATGTCTTCGTAGTCCATGGAAATCCCCGTTAGCCGTGCATGGAGAGGCCGCCCGAGACGCTGATCGTCTGGCCAGTGATGAAACTCGCATCGTCGCTCAGAAAAAACGCGACCATGCCCGGATAATCGTCCGGCTGCGCCAACCGGCGCATCGGGATCGCCTTGGTGAGCGCCTCGGTCAGACGTCCGCCGCCCGATGCGTCCACGGATGCGAGCAGCGGCGTGTCCGTCGGACCCGGACATATCGTGTTGAACGTGATACCCTTCTTGGCGAATTCTCGCGCCATCGTCTTCATGAAGGCGATGACGCCGCCCTTGGCCGCGGAATAAACCGCCTCGCCAGACGAGCCAACACGGCCCGCATCCGATGAGATGCTGACGATCCGGCCGGCACCTTGCTCAGCAAGCTTGCGTGTAACGACATGAGTGAGGTTAAGCGGCCCGTACAGATTGATGTCGATCACTTTTTTCCAGAAATCGGGCTCTGTCTGGATAAAGGGTCTTGCCTCGTCCCATCCGGCATTGTTCACCAGCCCATAAACCGGACCAGCAGCTTCTTCAAACGCGTCGACTGCCCGCGCCACGGTCGCATAGTCGATGATATCGACCTTATAAGCCCAGGCTGCGCCGCCCCTTTTACGAATTGCTTCAGCGGTGGCCTCGGCGCCCTTCCCGTTCATGTCGAAGATGGCAACTTTGGCACCCTCCTCGCCAAGCCTGAGTGCAATTGCTTTTCCGATACCGCTCGCGCCGCCGGTGACGATGACCGGTTTCAGATCGAGTCCTCGCATGTTTCCCTCCTCCGTCACTGCGACGCTTCAGACATAAATTTATTATGTCATGGCAACGGCAGCGCATTTTTTCTAACACTAGTTCGATTTTAAATGGGGTGCAATATGTTTCGAACGCATGTTAGATTTTAGACCATTACCACCAAGCAAGCCTTGATGGAGCATTCGTGACGACCGAGCAGAGTAAATCCGACATAAGCCGCGCGAGAATACTGGACGCCGCCGCAAAGACGTTTCGTCAAAAAGGCTATGCGGCGACGACCTTGATCGAAATCGCCAGAGCCGCCGATATGCAGGCGGGAAGCCTCTATTACCATTTCGGTTCGAAGGACGAGCTCCTCGAAGAAGTTCTGGACATTGGCATGAGGCGGGTTCACGAAGCTGTCGAGGAAAGCCAAGAACACCTACCTCCAGGCTCATCGCACCGCGACCGAATTCGTGCTGCCGTCGAAGCGCATCTCACCACGCTGCTGAAACTCGACGACTATACATCCGCGAATATTCGCATCTTCGGACAGATCCCCGAAGACGTGCGGCGACGCCACATCAAACTGCGTAACGCCTACGCCGAACTCTGGCGGCGCATACTTGCCAAAGCTCAGAAGTCGAGAGCGCTGCGCAGCGACATCGACCTTGGTCTCGTGCGCATGCTGCTCATGGGTGCGCTCAACTGGTCGGTTGAATGGTACCAGCCGGGCAGGACGTCCATACAGACGATGGCAGACCATATGTGTCTAATGCTGTTCAGCGGAATCGGAATAGACGAAACGGCACGAAGCAGTGAAGACGAAACTGTTGCGTGACGGAAGTTTTCGAGGGACGACGCACATGGAAGCCCAAAACACCCATTTCGGTTTTTCCGATGATGAACTGAAGGCTCTGCCTACAGTCTATCGCGCAGATCTCTTCTCCGGAAAAACGGTAGTGGTTTCCGGTGGCGGAAGCGGCTTCGGCAAGGCCATAGCCTGCCTCTTTGCACGGCTGGGCGCGAACGTCGCTATATGCGGACGCAACGAAGAAAGGCTTGCCGCGACGGTTGCGCTTCTGGAAAGAATGGGTGCTCGCGTTTTCAGCGCCTCGCTGACCATACGGGATCCTGATCAGGTCAACCATTTCATCGACGATGTCTGGAACAAGTTCGGCGCGCTTGACGTTCTCGTAAACAATGCCGGCGGCCAGTTTCCGCAAATGGCCCTCGACTTCAAGGTCAAGGGCTGGAATGCCGTCATCGACACGAACCTCAACGGCTCCTGGTACATGATGCAAAGCGCCGCGCGGCATTGGGTTACAAGAGAGAGCCCCGGCTCGATCGTGAATATCGTCGCCGACATATGGCGCGGAATGCCCGGCATCGCACACACCTGCGCAGCGCGCGCTGGCGTTATCTATCTCTCCAAATCTGTTGCGGTCGAATGGGCGCCACATCGCATCCGTGTCAACTGCGTCGCGCCGGGCGTCTGTGAGACGAGCGGCTTCAAACAATATCCTCCCGAAGGCCTGAAGACATATCCGGAATCGAACCCCATGCTGCGCGTTGGGGACGCTCATGATATCGCAGAGGCGGTCGCTTACCTCGCAGCGCCCAGCGGTAAATTCATCACCGGCGAGGTACTTACAGTCGATGGCGGCGAACAGCTTTGGGGCGATCCGTGGCCTCCCGGGCGGCCAGATTATTTCCGGCCGAAAAGCACTTAAAGATTCCTAACGGGCTTGCCCAAGGGGGACAGACGGCGATGTTCAATCCAATTCTGCCCAAGGAGCAGGTGAAGGCGATGAATATCGGCGGATTCTGGCCAGCCAAACTCGCCGATTATCTGTATCGCTGAAGTGCCGGACAAGACAGCGGTCGCCGAATTTAATTCAACGACAGCCAAGGAATCCCGCCTCAACTATCGCGACCTCGGAAAGACCCTTGATCGCGTCGCCATCGGCCTCGCAGAGCTCACCGTGGAAATCTGCCGAAACGGGCGGAAACGTCGGCGAACGCCATGGTGCCGAGCGGCAAGGTCCAGAAGTTCAAACTGCGCGAGATCGCCGTCGCCCTGCCGGCCTGACATTCCACAGGCAGCCGATGGCGGAAGGCCGACAACAGGCGGGTGACGGACTGTTCGGAAAGTACCTGCCGGCCCCTGCATCGCCACCCTAAAAGGCAAATTGTAAAGCCTCGCGAATATAATTATAATGAATTTTGAGGGGCGGCCACCCAACTCTCCGTGCACGCCTTCGCGGGCTTCTGGAAACGCAATGGAAACACCATCATGACTGAATCCTTAGTCGCTGCCAGAGACGGATCGATCGCGGATGCCTATGCCATCCCGCTTGATGAGATCGACGTCAGCAATCCGGAACTGTTCAGAACGAATACGATCTGGCCGTATTTTGAGCGGCTGCGCCGCGAGGATCCGGTCCATTACTGCAAGACGAGCGAATACGGCTCGTTCTGGTCAGTCACGAAATACAAAGACATCATGCATGTCGACACCAACCACGGCATCTATTCATCCGAAGCAACATTGGGCGGTGTTGCCTTGCGAGACCAGGAAGAAGGGTTTTTCCTGCCCATGTTCATCATGATGGACCCGCCGAAACACGACGCGCAGCGCAAGGTCGTAAGCCCCATTGTCGCACCCGGCAATCTGGCGAAACTTGAAAGCACGATCCGCGAGCGCGCCGGCACGATTCTCGATTCGCTGCCGATCAATGAAACGTTTAACTGGGTGGACCGCGTGTCGATCGAGCTGACGACGCAGATGCTCGCTACTCTTTTCGATTTCCCTTGGGAAGAGCGCTCGAAACTCACCCGCTGGTCGGATGTAGCCACCGCCGGCACAGCCTTCGGTGACGAGGAGGCCGAGAGGGCCCGCAGGAATGAATTGCGCGATTGCGCCGCCTACTTCACCGAGTTGTGGAATCAGCGCGTCAACGCGACCGAGCCAGGCAACGATCTCATCACCATGCTGGCCCAGGGCGAAGCGACGAAAAACATGGGACCGATGGAGTATCTGGGGAATATTCTTCTCCTGATCGTCGGCGGCAACGATACGACCCGCAACTCGATCACCGGCGGCTTGCTGGCACTGAACCGGAACCCGGATCAATACAAGAAGCTGCGGGACAACCCGGCGCTCGTCGAATCCATGGTTCCCGAAATCATCCGTTGGCAGACACCCTTGTCACATATGCGTCGTACCGCGCTTCAGGATACAGAGCTTGGCGGCAAGCAGATCAAGAAGGGCGACAAGGTCGTCATGTGGTACGTCTCTGGCAACCGGGACGAAGAGGCAATCGAAAACGCCAACAGTTTCATCATCGACCGCAAGCGTCCCCGCCAGCACCTGTCCTTCGGCTTCGGTATCCATCGCTGCGTCGGTAACCGGCTGGCAGAAATGCAACTCCGCGTCGTCTGGGAAGAAATCCTGAAACGCTGGCCCGACAAGCCGATCGAAGTGATCGGCGAACCCGAGAGGGTTTTTTCAAATCTGATCAATGGCTACTCGAGCATGCCGGTCAGAATTCCAGGCTGAAGCAAAACATCGGAACGCATTTTCCGGCATCGGTCACGGGATTTCGCGGGTGGGACCGTGTCGCCGCCGCTACCTGCAAGGAGAGGGCATGCGAAAGATAGGCCTCGGCATGTGCTGGAACGACCTCACGGTCGGCGAGGAATTCCGCACCATCGGCCGGACGATCACCGAAACCGACCTGGTCAATTTCATCAACACGACGGGCATGGTGGAAGTGCTCTTCACCGATGTCGAATATCTCAAGGCCCACGGCCCCATGAACGGTCGCGTGGTGCCCGGCGCGCTGGTCTATTGCATGGCCGAAGGTTTACTCGTCCAGTCGATGATGCAGGAGACGGGCCTCGCCTTTCTGCACATGGAATTCAACGTCAAGGGACCTACCTTTGTCGGCGACACAATTCATGTAGAATGCGAAGTGCTTCAAGCGCGGGCGACATCCAAGGGGCGCGGTCTGGTGCGCACCCGCAACCGGATCGTGACCCAACGGAACGAAACGGTGATCGAATATACGCCCTTGCGAATGATGGCTGGCCGGTCCGACGCCTCCCGAACATAAAATCCGGCGTCCGGCCCGTCAGCGTTCTTCGGGAAATCCCCTCCCCGTTTCAGCGACGCCCCCCTCGACCTTCAGTGAATTCAGTCTCCATCGCTTCGCTATGCATCACATGGTCGTGTAGCCGCCGTCGACGACAACCTCGGAGCCGGTCATGTAGGACGACTCGTCGGATGCCAAAAACAGGACCGCATAGGAAACCTCGACGGGTTCGGCGGGACGACCAATAAGCGTGGCGCTCAGGACCTGTTTGGCGACATCCGCATCGCCGAGAAGATCCTTTGTCATATTCGTGCGAATGATTCCTGGGTGCACGGAATTCACGCGAATCTTGAAAGGCGCATAATCCACGGCCGTCGATTTCGTCAGCAAGCGGACGGCGCCCTTCGATGCCTGATACGCCGCCGTGGCGGGCGCACCGATCAGTCCGTAGATCGAGGAAATATTGACGATCGAGCCGCCACCGGCCGCCTTCATCGCGGGCAATATGTATTTTGTGCCATAGAATACGCTTTTAACATTGACGTCGAGAACACGTGCGAAGTCTTCATTCGAGGTATCCTGCACAGCAGAAAAAACGAGGATGCCGGCATTGTTCACGAGGATGTCGACGCGTCCGAAAGTGGACATAGCCTGCTGTGAAATCCGCTCCCAATCCGACACGCTCGACACATCGTGCCTGAAGAATCGTGCCTGCCCACCGTGATCGTTGATCTCCTCGACCACGGCGTTGCCGCCCTTCTCGTCCATGTCGGTCACGATCAGCGTTGCGCCTTCGCGCGCAAGCAGCAAGGCGTGGGAACGCCCCATGCCATTGGCGCCGCCCGTCACAAAGGCGATTTTCCCGTCTACCCGTCCCATGTAGTCCTCCCGTTGCGGATGCCGCGCGCCGTCTCCGGCGCCGTCACTCAAATCGTCGTCTAGGCAACCCCAAGCTCGCGTTTCGCGAAATCGGTAACGCCCTTGTAGTCGGCCTTGCCGTTCGGCGCGCGAAGAGGTGCGACGCCCACCAGAATGCGCTTGGGCGTTTTGTAGCCGGCGAGGTGCGAGCGGACGTGCTTGCGCAAGTCCTCTTCGTCAAACTTCGCGCCC contains these protein-coding regions:
- a CDS encoding cytochrome P450, with translation MTESLVAARDGSIADAYAIPLDEIDVSNPELFRTNTIWPYFERLRREDPVHYCKTSEYGSFWSVTKYKDIMHVDTNHGIYSSEATLGGVALRDQEEGFFLPMFIMMDPPKHDAQRKVVSPIVAPGNLAKLESTIRERAGTILDSLPINETFNWVDRVSIELTTQMLATLFDFPWEERSKLTRWSDVATAGTAFGDEEAERARRNELRDCAAYFTELWNQRVNATEPGNDLITMLAQGEATKNMGPMEYLGNILLLIVGGNDTTRNSITGGLLALNRNPDQYKKLRDNPALVESMVPEIIRWQTPLSHMRRTALQDTELGGKQIKKGDKVVMWYVSGNRDEEAIENANSFIIDRKRPRQHLSFGFGIHRCVGNRLAEMQLRVVWEEILKRWPDKPIEVIGEPERVFSNLINGYSSMPVRIPG
- a CDS encoding SDR family oxidoreductase, which produces MEAQNTHFGFSDDELKALPTVYRADLFSGKTVVVSGGGSGFGKAIACLFARLGANVAICGRNEERLAATVALLERMGARVFSASLTIRDPDQVNHFIDDVWNKFGALDVLVNNAGGQFPQMALDFKVKGWNAVIDTNLNGSWYMMQSAARHWVTRESPGSIVNIVADIWRGMPGIAHTCAARAGVIYLSKSVAVEWAPHRIRVNCVAPGVCETSGFKQYPPEGLKTYPESNPMLRVGDAHDIAEAVAYLAAPSGKFITGEVLTVDGGEQLWGDPWPPGRPDYFRPKST
- a CDS encoding glucose 1-dehydrogenase, which codes for MSDGAGDGARHPQREDYMGRVDGKIAFVTGGANGMGRSHALLLAREGATLIVTDMDEKGGNAVVEEINDHGGQARFFRHDVSSVSDWERISQQAMSTFGRVDILVNNAGILVFSAVQDTSNEDFARVLDVNVKSVFYGTKYILPAMKAAGGGSIVNISSIYGLIGAPATAAYQASKGAVRLLTKSTAVDYAPFKIRVNSVHPGIIRTNMTKDLLGDADVAKQVLSATLIGRPAEPVEVSYAVLFLASDESSYMTGSEVVVDGGYTTM
- a CDS encoding TetR/AcrR family transcriptional regulator, with protein sequence MTTEQSKSDISRARILDAAAKTFRQKGYAATTLIEIARAADMQAGSLYYHFGSKDELLEEVLDIGMRRVHEAVEESQEHLPPGSSHRDRIRAAVEAHLTTLLKLDDYTSANIRIFGQIPEDVRRRHIKLRNAYAELWRRILAKAQKSRALRSDIDLGLVRMLLMGALNWSVEWYQPGRTSIQTMADHMCLMLFSGIGIDETARSSEDETVA
- a CDS encoding MaoC family dehydratase N-terminal domain-containing protein, producing MRKIGLGMCWNDLTVGEEFRTIGRTITETDLVNFINTTGMVEVLFTDVEYLKAHGPMNGRVVPGALVYCMAEGLLVQSMMQETGLAFLHMEFNVKGPTFVGDTIHVECEVLQARATSKGRGLVRTRNRIVTQRNETVIEYTPLRMMAGRSDASRT